From one Formosa sediminum genomic stretch:
- a CDS encoding glutamate-5-semialdehyde dehydrogenase: MKLLKTDLKNNVLQSMIELLDTHRAELLSANKKDLEAFSKDDQAMYDRLIVDDKKIDGMITAVKEVMSQDDPIGKTISHRVLDDGLEITNKTAPFGTIMIIYESRPDVTIEAAVLAFKANNKILLKGGKEAIYSNKVLVNFWHQALNAHGLDSSYIQLLTLNRQETQDFLKNPSEPLDLIVPRGGERLIQFVKEHARCAVLISGRGNNFLFVDKTADWEKTKTVILNAKTDKISACNALDKILIQKDVPDYAAKLKDLEALLKAHNVSILVDSETQKTLQDEPLIPNDNVWVEEFLALKCVIGTVESLDAAIEKINTYSGGHSATIMTNSKEKALQFMEDVDCAAVYQNASTRFTDGGKMGVGAELAISTDKLHHRGPLGLNELVTNKYYIFGDGHIRE, from the coding sequence ATGAAATTATTAAAGACCGACTTAAAAAATAATGTTCTACAATCCATGATTGAATTACTGGATACCCATAGAGCAGAACTTTTAAGCGCGAACAAGAAAGATTTAGAAGCATTTAGTAAAGACGACCAAGCCATGTACGATCGGTTAATCGTAGATGACAAGAAAATAGACGGCATGATTACCGCAGTAAAGGAAGTGATGTCTCAAGACGATCCTATTGGAAAAACCATTTCCCACCGTGTGTTAGACGACGGCTTGGAAATCACCAATAAAACAGCACCTTTTGGAACCATTATGATCATTTATGAATCACGACCAGATGTTACCATAGAAGCTGCTGTATTAGCCTTTAAGGCCAATAACAAAATTTTATTAAAAGGCGGAAAAGAAGCCATATACAGTAATAAAGTATTAGTCAATTTTTGGCATCAAGCCTTAAACGCTCATGGTTTAGACAGTAGCTACATTCAGCTATTAACCTTAAACCGACAAGAGACTCAGGATTTTCTTAAAAATCCTTCAGAGCCACTAGATTTAATCGTACCCCGTGGTGGCGAACGATTAATACAATTTGTAAAAGAACATGCGCGTTGTGCCGTCTTAATTAGCGGCCGCGGAAACAACTTTTTGTTTGTAGATAAAACGGCCGATTGGGAAAAAACCAAAACAGTAATTTTAAATGCAAAAACCGATAAAATTTCGGCTTGTAATGCCTTAGACAAAATTCTAATTCAGAAAGATGTTCCGGATTACGCCGCCAAATTAAAAGATTTAGAAGCACTACTAAAAGCACATAACGTATCGATTTTAGTAGATTCTGAAACTCAAAAAACACTTCAAGACGAACCTTTAATTCCCAACGACAACGTTTGGGTTGAAGAGTTTCTGGCTTTAAAATGTGTAATTGGTACCGTAGAATCTTTAGATGCTGCGATTGAAAAAATTAATACCTATTCTGGCGGGCACTCTGCTACTATTATGACGAATAGCAAAGAAAAAGCCTTACAATTTATGGAAGATGTAGACTGTGCTGCAGTCTATCAAAATGCGTCTACACGTTTTACCGATGGCGGAAAAATGGGTGTAGGTGCAGAACTTGCCATTAGTACCGATAAATTACACCACAGAGGTCCTTTAGGACTCAATGAATTAGTTACTAATAAATACTATATTTTTGGAGACGGTCACATTCGTGAATAA
- the proB gene encoding glutamate 5-kinase: protein MTNRDNRIVRPVLDRLVKQIAELYERDIITVLVSSGSVIAGMEVLGHSDIKDKASRRQVYSAIGQPRMMRLYYNIFHDYGMKCAQVLPTKNDFDPGEHRRNMQNCYENLLSEGVIPIANEDDTVSLTHAMFSDNDELASLIAEMIDADKLIILTDIDGLYDGHPDADDSSLVEEVGIDENVNHFINDGHKGEAEGRGGMLSKLNYAKQTAAKNIPTIIANGKSENTIIDIIDGKAVGTKVEI, encoded by the coding sequence ATGACCAATAGAGACAATAGAATTGTAAGACCTGTACTAGACCGTTTGGTTAAGCAAATTGCCGAATTATACGAGCGTGATATAATTACCGTATTAGTATCTTCTGGATCTGTTATTGCAGGTATGGAAGTTCTAGGCCATTCAGATATTAAGGATAAAGCCTCTAGACGTCAAGTGTATTCTGCAATCGGACAACCCCGAATGATGCGTTTATACTATAATATTTTTCACGATTATGGTATGAAATGTGCACAGGTTTTACCTACTAAAAACGATTTTGATCCTGGAGAGCATCGTAGAAACATGCAAAATTGTTACGAGAATCTATTATCTGAAGGCGTAATTCCTATTGCCAATGAAGATGATACTGTATCCTTAACTCATGCCATGTTTTCCGATAACGACGAGTTAGCGAGTTTGATTGCAGAGATGATTGATGCCGATAAACTCATCATTTTAACAGATATTGATGGATTATACGACGGACATCCCGATGCAGACGACTCCTCTTTGGTAGAAGAAGTAGGAATTGATGAAAATGTAAACCATTTCATAAACGATGGGCATAAAGGTGAAGCTGAAGGCCGAGGTGGTATGTTATCAAAATTAAACTATGCCAAACAAACTGCAGCAAAAAACATTCCTACCATTATTGCCAATGGAAAAAGCGAAAATACCATTATCGATATTATAGATGGTAAAGCTGTAGGAACTAAAGTAGAAATTTAA
- the proC gene encoding pyrroline-5-carboxylate reductase — protein MKLLVIGAGNMGLTYAEAMSKSKLLKKRNIMILDSSDEKIESLNKISHFDVFKSPKDCVPQADLIFLAVKPYHADDLFSKMAGLVTKGQIVISLMAGVTINHIQTALDLPKVVRTMPNLPAKVGKGLTSYTASDQVSRIELLTIENLLNTTGKSIQVKNENFIDASTGISGSGPAYVFYFMQSMMEAAQQMGFSEQNSKVLVSQTFTGAVDLFNQDNISPNTWMERVASKGGTTRAALDSMDDNNVNELIKEAAFAAFNRAIELGGNK, from the coding sequence ATGAAACTATTAGTAATTGGAGCGGGAAATATGGGGTTAACCTATGCCGAAGCGATGTCAAAATCGAAGCTTCTTAAGAAAAGAAACATCATGATTTTAGACAGCTCCGACGAGAAAATTGAGAGTTTAAATAAAATCTCACATTTCGACGTCTTCAAATCACCTAAAGACTGCGTCCCTCAAGCAGATTTAATTTTTTTAGCAGTTAAACCGTATCATGCAGACGACTTATTTAGCAAAATGGCGGGATTGGTTACTAAGGGGCAAATTGTCATTTCTTTAATGGCAGGTGTTACCATTAATCATATACAAACTGCATTAGATTTACCTAAAGTGGTACGTACTATGCCTAATTTACCAGCAAAAGTAGGTAAAGGACTAACTTCTTATACGGCTTCAGACCAAGTATCACGAATTGAATTATTAACTATTGAAAACCTATTAAATACCACAGGAAAATCTATTCAGGTAAAAAATGAAAACTTTATTGATGCTTCTACAGGTATTTCTGGAAGCGGACCAGCGTATGTCTTTTACTTTATGCAAAGTATGATGGAAGCCGCTCAACAAATGGGATTCTCAGAACAAAATTCTAAAGTCTTGGTAAGTCAGACCTTTACAGGTGCAGTAGATTTATTTAACCAAGACAACATATCGCCAAATACTTGGATGGAACGCGTTGCTTCTAAAGGTGGCACCACACGTGCAGCTTTAGATAGTATGGATGATAATAATGTAAATGAATTAATTAAAGAGGCCGCTTTTGCTGCCTTTAATAGAGCTATAGAACTAGGTGGAAACAAGTAA
- a CDS encoding HYC_CC_PP family protein, which yields MQTFFRNITALFMAFVVLLSTLSFSVDMHYCGDTLVDVAVNTDAATCGMEVMVETPLKTSITTSGCCTDQKVVVSGQDELNLGVNALSLDHQIFVTTFVYVYQNLIFETLPKAHIPFQEYSPPTLVSDYQVCYETFLI from the coding sequence ATGCAAACATTTTTTCGCAACATTACAGCACTTTTTATGGCCTTTGTGGTCTTATTGTCTACCTTATCTTTTAGTGTAGATATGCATTATTGTGGCGATACCTTAGTAGATGTGGCGGTTAATACAGATGCGGCTACTTGCGGCATGGAAGTTATGGTCGAAACGCCTTTGAAAACCTCAATAACCACATCTGGATGTTGTACAGACCAGAAGGTAGTGGTTAGCGGTCAAGATGAATTAAATTTAGGTGTTAATGCCTTATCTTTAGACCATCAGATATTTGTTACTACGTTTGTATATGTATACCAAAATTTAATATTCGAAACTTTACCCAAGGCTCATATTCCGTTTCAGGAGTATAGTCCGCCCACACTCGTCTCCGATTATCAAGTCTGTTACGAGACCTTCTTAATTTGA